The Nostoc sp. NIES-3756 DNA window TAGATTCACACAGTCGCTAATATCTAAGCTTTCACAAGTAAGATTTTCTGGTAAACTTACCAGTCCTGTTGCACCGCTTAAATCTAGATGTCCCAAAACGCGCATCCCATCCCACGCGCGATGTTCCAAGATGAGTTTCCGCGCCATTTGTGCTGATACAGGCTCATGGCTTTCGCTGGGGTGTGGCTTGGCTCGTTTCTTCGGTATACGTCCCCCAGACATCATATTTAGCATTAATCCTCTACCTCCACATAAGCATCAGGACGATATTCCCGTTGTCTCCACACCCGATAAAGCCCTTGAGGTAATTCAATCGCTCGGTGTTCTTCATGAATTAAAGTAGCACTCGCTTGTTTCACTTCCAAAAACAACTCACTACCATGTACCCACAACTGAACACGATCAGATTCTTGGATTTGATGGCTGTGTCCTGTAACTTCACCGTGAGCCAGAGTAGTACCTACACGTTTTTGAGCAGCATTCGGTATGCGGTCAATCCGCCTGAGTAAAACGTCTCCATGTCTATAAAGCGCATTGGCTTGGTTAGTTGGAAATTTGCCGTTATCTAGCATAAGTGGCGAATAGGGGAGAATCACCATAGACTAATTAATTAGTACATTGTAGTACAAAATTACTATTTTGCGGTGAAATTTTCTGTAATAAAGTAGTTTGTTTTACTTAGCACAGTTAATAATCAGGTAGGTTAAGGCATCGATTAGGCGATCGCTCTCCATTGGCATAATATCTTTACCGTGCATAATCTCCTGCGTCATCACAAAATGCACCAATGAACCAATCAAAATCCTCGCTGTGGCTTCTGGGTCTGGGATGTTAAGTTCTGGACGGGAAGCTAAGTATTTACTAATAGTTTCTATCGCTGGCTTGGCGATACTCCCGACAAAAATTTGTGCTAATTCTGGAAAACGTGCTGACTCACCAATCAAAAGACGCTCAAAAGACTGATATTCTGGATCATCTACCATCTGATTTAAGGCTGTTTTCGCCAAACGCCTCAATACTATATAAGGTTCACCTTGCAAGGCTTGTGTTCCCAAAATTGATTGAAACCGCTTTCTTGCTAGTTTCTCTATAAGTGCTTTAAATAAACCTTCTTTATCTTGAAAGTGACTATATACTGTTGCTTTGGAAACTCCAGCCGCTTCCGCTACCTTATCCATACTAGTTGCTGCATAGCCATTAGCTAAAAATTCCTGCATCGCTCCTTGCAGAATTTTTTCCACTTTATCGGTAGAGTTGGAACGGTCTGTTTCCCCTAGTTTTGAACGTGCCATTTTTTAATAATCCTTAGTCATTAGTCATTAGTCATTAGTTATTAGTCATTAGTCAACAGTCCATAGTCACTCTCCTGACCTTCCCTTTTACGTCAGGGTTTTTTGATTATGTTGATGTCCTAGTTTATCTGCCAACTGCTATAACTAAATTAGGATTGACTAAACTAATCGGTTTAGTATAATCATATTATATAACTAAACAGTTTAGTTTTGTATATCTCAGATCAGATATTGAGTAGATTTGAGCATATAAGAGAATCTGTACTAGTTATAAAGCAGAGAAATGTTCATTGTTGACGGTTAACTGTTGACTATGGACTGTTGACTAATGACTAAATTAATAAAATTCGATTTGAGTCAGCGAAGTTGAAATTGCTACAAAGGTATGCGATTGTGCAAAATTCAAAGCTAGACCGTTCAATTTCTCCTCAATCGATTTTACGTCCAGCGTTTTTTTTAGCTTGTTTTGCATCTTTTGTTGCTATAGGAATCAGTTTTTATATAGGTTTAAATTTTCGCCAAGCATCTAATCAAAAGGTACAAGCACCAGGAGCATTATTACCAGAGCTAAAAACGGTAACAGCTTTAGGACGGATTGAGCCAAAGGGAAAAGTAATTAAACTCTCGGCGACTACATCAAGTGAGGGTAGTCGGGTAGAACAATTGTTAGTTAAGGAGGGAGATAGGGTAAAACCGGGACAATTGATTGCGATTTTGGATAGCCGCGATCGCTTGGAGGCGGCGTTAAAGCAAGCACAAGAACAGGTAAAGGTAGCGCAAGCTAACCTCAACCGTACCAAAGCTGGAGCTAAAGGCGGAGAAATTGCGGCGCAACAAGCCACAATCGCCAAGTTGGAGGCGGAAGCACGGGGTAATATTGCGGCGCAACTAGCTAATGTATCACGACTACAGGCTGAAGTTAGAAACGCTCAAGCCGAAAATCAACGCTATCAAGCCCTATATCAACAAGGGGCTGTATCAGCTTCCGAAGGCGATCGCAAGCGGTTAGACCTATATACCGCCCAAAAAACCCTACTCGCAGCCCAAGCCGACTTACAGCGCATCCAAGGCACTAGCCAGCAACAACTCCAACAAGCCAAAGCCACATTAGCACAAATCAGCGAAATTCGGGGAGTAGATGTAGAAGCAGCCAAAGCCGAAGTTAATCGGGCGATCGCCGCCGTTAATGAAGCAAAGGTAGATTTACAACAAGCTTACGTGCGATGGCCCAAACAATCTGGAGATTCTAGTGAAGATGCTCAAGTATTTGAGATTCACACTCGTCCAGGAGAATTAGTCTCTAGCAATGGTATTGCCGATATTGGGCAGACTAATCAAATGTACGTAGTAGCCGAAGTATACGAAAGCGATATCAGCAAAGTCAAACCAGGGCAGAAAGTACGAATTATTGGTGATTACATACCTATAGAAATGCAGGGAACAGTAGAACGTAAAAGTTTACAAGTGCGGCGGCAAAACGTGGTTAACACTGACCCTTCTAGTAATGTCGATAACCGAGTAGTAGAAGTCTACATCCGCCTAAATTCTGCATCTAGTCAGAATGCTGCTGATTTAACAAATATGCAGGTTAAGGCAGTTATTGAACTATGAAACTGTTATTTGTCAGTGGTTAGTAGTTCTTTCTCCTCTGCTCCTCTACTTCCTCATCTCCCCCCACTCCCTCATCTCTTTCACTCCCACTATGCTTAACCAACTACGGCGAAGAACGCCTTTAGGATGGCTACAACTAAGCCATGAGAAAAGTCGGCTTTTGGTAGCAGTATCAGGTATTGCTTTTGCTGACTTGTTAATGTTTATGCAGATGGGATTTCAAGCGGCGCTTTATGACAGTAACACTAGATTACATCGCAGTTTAAAGGCTGATATTATTGTTATCGGTTCGCAAACTCGGAACTTACAACGCATTTCTACGTTTTCCCGCCGACGACTATATCAAGCAATGGATGTCCCTGGGGTGAAAGCTGCCGAGGCGATGTACGTCAGTAATATGGTGTGGAAGAATCCCCAAACACGCCGTGATACGGAAATTTTGGTGATTGGAATTAATCCTGATAGACCAGCCGTAGACTTTCCTGAGGTTAATCAAAAACTATCAGAAATTAAGCTACCAGATACAGTTATATTTGACCGTGCCTCTAGAGGAGATTATCAAGAAACCATTGCCCAATTAGAACAAGGTCAGATTGTCAAAACTGAACTAGAACGGCGCACAATTACAATTAGTGGTCTATTTAAACTAGGGGCTTCTTTTAGTGCTGACGGTACTCTAATCACTAGCGATCAAAATTTCTTGCGCTTTTTTCCTCGACAACCATCTTCTAGTGTCAGTGTTGGTTTGATTCAGTTGGAACCTAATGTGAATCGTCAACAAGTAGTAGCAGCATTACAAGCGCGTCTGTCAGGAGATGTGAAAGTGCTGACTCATGACGAATTTATTGAATTTGAAAATAACTTTTGGCGTACTAACTCCCCTATAGGATTTATTTTTAGTATCGGGGTATCAATGGGGTTTGTAGTTGGTGTGATTATTGTTTATCAAGTTTTATCTACAGATGTGAATGCTCACCTGCGAGAGTACGCTACCTTCAAAGCTATTGGTTATCGCCATTACTACTTATTAGGTGTGATATTTGAGGAAGCGGTAATTTTAGCATTACTAGGCTTTCTCCCTGGCTTAACAGTCTCTTTAGGACTTTATCACCTAACTCGCACTGCCACAAACTTACCCATGTATATGACAGTTATCCGGGCATTGCAAGTATTAATCTTAACTATCATTATGTGTGCAATTTCCGGTGCGATCGCTACTCGTAAGCTTCAAGGTGCTGACCCAGCAGATATGTTTTAGATCCCACTCCCCACTCCCCATTTATGCTAAAAGTCATTTCCATCAGGAATCTCGACCACTACTTCGGTAACGGTTCTTTGCGTAAACAAGTATTATTTAATATCAATCTAGAGATTCTTACTGGTGAAATTGTAATTTTGACTGGGCCTTCTGGTTCTGGTAAAACTACTTTACTCAACTTAGTAGGGGGATTGCGATCGCCCCAGTTTGGTAGTTTGCGAGTGTTGGGACAAGAACTATGTGGTGCTAGTACAGAAAGATTAGTACAAGCGCGACGGCGAAATGGTTATATCTTTCAAGGGCATAATTTGCATGGGAGTTTAACCGCACTGCAAAATGTCAAAATGGGCTTGGAACTACACGAGTACATTGAGATAGAAGAAATAGAAACTCGTGCGGTGCAGATTTTAGAACAGGTAGGGTTAGGAAACCGTTTGCATTATTACCCCGATCAACTTTCAGGAGGACAAAAACAACGAGTAGCGATCGCCCGTGCTTTAGTTAGTTACCCACAACTTGTATTAGCTGATGAGCCAACAGCCGCCTTAGATAGTCAATCGGGACGAGATGTAGTTAACTTAATGCAAAAACTCGCTAAAGAACAAGGCTCTACAATCCTGATTGTGACTCATGATTATCGCATTTTAGATATTGCTGATCGGATTCTACAGATGGAGGATGGGAAGTTTGTTAATTCTAATCTGGTAACAGTTTAGTAGGAGGCTGGGGAAGATGTGGTTCTCCTGCGGAGACGCTAAAGCGTTGGCGCAGCCTCTGTCTACGACACGCTCCGCGAACGTAGAGAACGGCTACGCTCACCAACCAGGAGAGGGGGAAGAACTAATTACTATGGACTATGGACTATTGACTATGGACTAATAACAACTCAACATTTCACATCATTGTCGTAGCTTTGCAATATGACTGCCACAACAGCATGACATACTTAATATTGTATTTGGTTACAAAATGCTTTTTTTGGGTTCAAAGGTAGGATTTCCTGCCTTTTTTTGTATTTATTAATAGTCAATAGTCCATAGTTTAAAAATTTGTTGACTGTTGACTAATGACTAATAACTCCCGTTGTTACTATCCCAGCTTCTTGAATGGCAGAAAAGGCAGTATCTGAGATAATACGATGAGCCGCAGTTGTGGGATGAATCCCATCCCAAAATAAGAATTGGTTGGGGTTCCCACAGGCGTTAGAGCCGGATAGACAAGGATTACTTACATTGCTAAAGCCGAATGTTGCTGGATTGGCAATCGCATCTCGATACAGAGCATTGGCGTTAAAAGTGACAATATCAAGCTCAGAGTTTTGTTGAGAGAGGAGTTTGAGCGATCGCCTCAATCCTTGGTTGTGTTCCTGTGTTAAAGTACTTAGGTTAGCGGAATTTGTCCCTGTTCGCGTCACTGGTAGCTGTCCTAAATCTGGTATATTTCCTACAAGAATTTTTTTCGCACCGACTTTGCTCAGAGATGCGATCGCTTGAGTTACATTCTGCACAGGAATATTTGCATTAGTGACACCTTGCAAATAATCATTTGCACCCGCCCATAGTACATATAAGCTGTCGGGGTTGATACTTTGGTGTGTTTGTGTAAATGACTGCACCTGAGCCAATAAACTAGGTACATAAGCATTACCAACATTACCTGTAGTTGCGCCTCCATAGGCGAAATTGTTGGTTTGCTTGGCGGTAAGATGTAAGCGATCGCTCAGATATTCAACCCACACTCGACCATTGGAGTAGCGTCCCTGATAGTATGCAGGCTGGGGTGGATAAATTCCCCCTGTCGCGCGAAATACCATACCTGCATCTGACAGGCTATCCCCAAATACATACATTTCGCTGATGGGGTGAGTGTTATCGATAAATTTAGCAGATACAACCATGAGGAAAACTACGAACGAAATTAATATTACAGAAAACAGATTCTTTTTTGGCATTAATCTTTCCCAAAAACCGCAGAGACTGTGGTTTTGTCAACTAACTACAAATGTGAAAATTTAAGTTTGTAACTAATCGCTTCTCTAGGCTAACAACCTAACTCTTAGCTTGGTGAGTAAAACCGAATAATTGCAGGTGTGGATTTTGCCAAACTTGCTATTTAATGTAGGTCATAGCTCATTTTTATATAAAATAACCTTAACCAAGCCATAAAATTCTCATACTTTGATGTCCAGTTATTAATCAATAATTGAAAATTTCAAAAGAAACAATAGTTGCAACATTCTCTTTATCTATGCAAATAGATTGATAAATTTGTATGCTTTTGTGTTATTACCAGCTTCCAAGTTATTAATTCGTGTCCGCCAAGAAAAATTCAGCACTAAATCTCTTGCTTGAGTAGAAGGTATAGTTAGGACTCCAGACAGATAATCCTTACAAAAAATTTCTTATACTAGAAATGTAACAAAATGTTAATAATGTGTAATACTGGGAAATGCAACATAACTAAATAAGTTTTTAGTAACTGCCGATTTTGTCAAAAATTATGCAAAGACTAGTTGATAAATTAAACCTAAACAGACTTGTAAACAGCAGTGTCTCTAGAAAAATTAAATAATTTAACTGGTCAACTATAAATAAATCATAACGGTAGAAAAGTATGGTTCAATGTCAAGCCTCATCTCTGCAATCAGAACAACTGGTACTATACCCATCAATAAAAGAAGAAGAAAAAGAATCTCATAAAGGTATATTGATCGCCTTTACAATTATATTTATATGGGCTGTTAGTCTAATTTTTTTAATCTCATTAGATATTACTAAAATCAATATAGCCTTATTAGGAATAGCCATAATTTGGCAAACTTTCCTATATACAGGTTTATTTATTACTGCCCATGATGCCATGCACGGCGTAGTTTATCCTAAAAATATTAAGATTAATAATTTTATAGGTAAATTTTCTCTAATATTATATGGACTTTTACCTTACAAGGATTTATTAAAAAAGCATTGGTTACACCACCGCCATCCAGGTAGTGACTTAGATCCTGATTATCACAATGTTTATCCTCAAAACTTCTTCCTCTGGTATTTCCATTTCATGAAATCCTATTGGCAATGGACACAGTTCTTTGGATTAGTACTAATTTTTCATACAGTTAAAAATTTGTTCAAAATACCCGAAGATAATTTAACTTTATTCTGGATGATACCTGCTATTTTAAGTTCAGTGCAATTATTTTATTTCGGCACATTTTTACCTCATAGAAAACTAGAAGGTGGTTACAATAACCGTCATTGTGCGCGTAGTATTGCATTCCCTATTTTTTGGTCTTTTATTACTTGTTATCATTTCGGCTATCACGAAGAACATCACGAATATCCTCATCTTCCCTGGTGGAAATTACCTGAAGCATACAATGCAAAAACAGATGTAATTTAGCAAGCACAATTAAAATCAAATAGGGATTTTAGCAAACGTAAGGTGGGCAATGCTCGCCTTATAATGTTTTTAGCTTGAACTGACAGAAGCCTTTCACCTACCCGTCACTACGCTGATATTAATGACGCTATAACCAGCTTTGAGTAAATAATCTCCACAGACTAGAGCATTGTAACCAGCACCAATAATTACAACTAACTAAGTTGATGCAGTCCCTTACTTTGTAGTTCTTGTTCAATATGCTGCATTTGTCGAATCGTTTCCCCAGCGACTATGCCGTAAATATCGGTATAAATTTTACCGTATTTAACCTTCTCTAATGCTGAGAGAATAATTAAATCTTTACGTTCTAATTCTGCTTTCAAGTTAACTAAAACAGAGTCTAATGTTCCCTGTATACGATAATTACTTGAATATTTAGCTACCTCTTTTCCTAAATTTAGTAAAGCATGACGTTGTAAGCATAATGGAGTCGAACCATTCACACGGAAATTAGCATCGATCGCAAAAAGTTGTCCGTCCCTATCTTCTAATACATCAAAGCCAATTACACCAAAGTAACCCTGTTTATGAGCATACTGACCAATGGCAGCAATCATGTCAGAAAACTTGCCTATATCAGTTTTACTGTAGTCAATTAGTCCCCCTAAATAATTCCCCTCTTGTGTAACTAATTGAGTGGTAATACCAATCAGGGTTATCTCTCCCGTTTTGCTGACATAAAACTGCACACAGTAGTTCTGCACCTCATTCTTGACGAACTCTGAAACAATAATCGTATCTAGCAACTTAATATCGAGATATTTCCTAATTTCCTCTAGACAATAATTCAAATCGCTGGTGTTTTTGATGATGTATGTACCTTCCCCAGAAAGCCCGTGAGAGGTTTTAATTAAATAAGGAAATTGTGGTAACTCAATATCTGCGATATTAACTTGGTGTAAATTGTAGGTTTCGTATTTTGGGCATTGCACACCCAATTGAGCAAGAGTTACTTTGCTAAGTAAACGGTAATGGGTGTCTGGATTAACAGCGTGTTTTTCATCTTTAAGGTGATCAAAAGGAAATAGAGAGATGAGTTTATCAAAGCGATTACTCTGACTCAAGTCATCCAAATAAGTAGAACAATCTAACTTTTCTGTTTTGGCGTAACTAAAGCCAAAATGTTCTTGCCAATAGTTAACCAAGGACTTGGAAGGTGGAATAATGACAATACCTGAAAGACTATCACCTAACACCGCCAAATTTTTCCAAGGCTCCATCTGACAAATTTTATCAAATGAGGTTTTAGTCGCTTCACTACTACCATCTTGGATAAAATATTTTTTCCTATTAGGAAAATTAGCCCAACTAGCAGTTGCAGGGTAATTCAAAATGAAGCCATAACGCCCATCCGTAATATCCTGAGCAAACAAATCAGATAAAGAACTTCCTCGAAAGTAATTAAAGTTAGTCATTAGTCAATAGTCCATAGTTATTGGTCATTATTCATTAAATTGGGTGATGAATTTCGCTAGTAATTGCTGCTAAAGTCTGAGCAAATTCCAGCGTCATAAATCTATCTGCTGGTTGCCGTTCTTCATAAAGTCGTTGTAATTTCTTCAGAGGGCTAGACTTTATACCTTGAAGATTCTCATAGATATTTTGCATAAATAAATTTCCAAAAATTTATTTAAAAGCTATTTACTATAGGTGTATCTTTCTTTAATCTCCAGTTAATCTACCAGATGAAACAACTCCATAATTTTACTGACTACGCCAAAAGAAAGTTGTTATCAAATGAAAATAAAAGCGGACTCAACTATTAATTATGAAGTTAGGACTTATATATAGCGTTTCCTCATCTGCTGAGATACTAAGTACATCGCTAATAGAATTGGGTAAACCTCTGTCTTGAAAAGTTTCCTACGGCAGGAAACCCTCCTACAGAACTTTTCGCTGCGTGCCTCCGCGCTTCCCTCCGCGTGCCTCTGCGTTTCAAAACTGTACCTCCCTTCAGTGAGAATAACTATAAAAAAGAAAAATGCAGGGTTTTAGATAAAGGATATAGGGGTGTTCAAAACCCTTAGAGCATAAATATTGGTAGAGTTTAGTTTTGTGCTGTGAACATTTAAGCGCCCTTACAATTAGCGATCGCTAAAACTAGCAAAGTATGGGGACAAACTTAACGTAAAATTAATCTTTATCCAGCCCTTGCACATTCCATCTACCCATGCTTTGTGACTACCTAGTACAAATTCTGACTGCTCGTGTATATGATGTTGCCCAGGAATCACCACTGGAGTATGCCCCTAATCTTTCTCACAGGTTGAATAATAAACTGCTGCTGAAACGTGAGGATATGCAGTCTGTATTTTCCTTTAAGCTGCGAGGTGCGTACAACAA harbors:
- a CDS encoding TetR/AcrR family transcriptional regulator: MARSKLGETDRSNSTDKVEKILQGAMQEFLANGYAATSMDKVAEAAGVSKATVYSHFQDKEGLFKALIEKLARKRFQSILGTQALQGEPYIVLRRLAKTALNQMVDDPEYQSFERLLIGESARFPELAQIFVGSIAKPAIETISKYLASRPELNIPDPEATARILIGSLVHFVMTQEIMHGKDIMPMESDRLIDALTYLIINCAK
- a CDS encoding ABC exporter membrane fusion protein; the encoded protein is MQNSKLDRSISPQSILRPAFFLACFASFVAIGISFYIGLNFRQASNQKVQAPGALLPELKTVTALGRIEPKGKVIKLSATTSSEGSRVEQLLVKEGDRVKPGQLIAILDSRDRLEAALKQAQEQVKVAQANLNRTKAGAKGGEIAAQQATIAKLEAEARGNIAAQLANVSRLQAEVRNAQAENQRYQALYQQGAVSASEGDRKRLDLYTAQKTLLAAQADLQRIQGTSQQQLQQAKATLAQISEIRGVDVEAAKAEVNRAIAAVNEAKVDLQQAYVRWPKQSGDSSEDAQVFEIHTRPGELVSSNGIADIGQTNQMYVVAEVYESDISKVKPGQKVRIIGDYIPIEMQGTVERKSLQVRRQNVVNTDPSSNVDNRVVEVYIRLNSASSQNAADLTNMQVKAVIEL
- the devC gene encoding ABC transporter permease DevC, with amino-acid sequence MLNQLRRRTPLGWLQLSHEKSRLLVAVSGIAFADLLMFMQMGFQAALYDSNTRLHRSLKADIIVIGSQTRNLQRISTFSRRRLYQAMDVPGVKAAEAMYVSNMVWKNPQTRRDTEILVIGINPDRPAVDFPEVNQKLSEIKLPDTVIFDRASRGDYQETIAQLEQGQIVKTELERRTITISGLFKLGASFSADGTLITSDQNFLRFFPRQPSSSVSVGLIQLEPNVNRQQVVAALQARLSGDVKVLTHDEFIEFENNFWRTNSPIGFIFSIGVSMGFVVGVIIVYQVLSTDVNAHLREYATFKAIGYRHYYLLGVIFEEAVILALLGFLPGLTVSLGLYHLTRTATNLPMYMTVIRALQVLILTIIMCAISGAIATRKLQGADPADMF
- a CDS encoding DevA family ABC transporter ATP-binding protein, which gives rise to MLKVISIRNLDHYFGNGSLRKQVLFNINLEILTGEIVILTGPSGSGKTTLLNLVGGLRSPQFGSLRVLGQELCGASTERLVQARRRNGYIFQGHNLHGSLTALQNVKMGLELHEYIEIEEIETRAVQILEQVGLGNRLHYYPDQLSGGQKQRVAIARALVSYPQLVLADEPTAALDSQSGRDVVNLMQKLAKEQGSTILIVTHDYRILDIADRILQMEDGKFVNSNLVTV
- a CDS encoding SGNH/GDSL hydrolase family protein — its product is MVVSAKFIDNTHPISEMYVFGDSLSDAGMVFRATGGIYPPQPAYYQGRYSNGRVWVEYLSDRLHLTAKQTNNFAYGGATTGNVGNAYVPSLLAQVQSFTQTHQSINPDSLYVLWAGANDYLQGVTNANIPVQNVTQAIASLSKVGAKKILVGNIPDLGQLPVTRTGTNSANLSTLTQEHNQGLRRSLKLLSQQNSELDIVTFNANALYRDAIANPATFGFSNVSNPCLSGSNACGNPNQFLFWDGIHPTTAAHRIISDTAFSAIQEAGIVTTGVISH
- the crtW gene encoding beta-carotene ketolase CrtW — translated: MVQCQASSLQSEQLVLYPSIKEEEKESHKGILIAFTIIFIWAVSLIFLISLDITKINIALLGIAIIWQTFLYTGLFITAHDAMHGVVYPKNIKINNFIGKFSLILYGLLPYKDLLKKHWLHHRHPGSDLDPDYHNVYPQNFFLWYFHFMKSYWQWTQFFGLVLIFHTVKNLFKIPEDNLTLFWMIPAILSSVQLFYFGTFLPHRKLEGGYNNRHCARSIAFPIFWSFITCYHFGYHEEHHEYPHLPWWKLPEAYNAKTDVI
- a CDS encoding ATP-grasp domain-containing protein is translated as MTNFNYFRGSSLSDLFAQDITDGRYGFILNYPATASWANFPNRKKYFIQDGSSEATKTSFDKICQMEPWKNLAVLGDSLSGIVIIPPSKSLVNYWQEHFGFSYAKTEKLDCSTYLDDLSQSNRFDKLISLFPFDHLKDEKHAVNPDTHYRLLSKVTLAQLGVQCPKYETYNLHQVNIADIELPQFPYLIKTSHGLSGEGTYIIKNTSDLNYCLEEIRKYLDIKLLDTIIVSEFVKNEVQNYCVQFYVSKTGEITLIGITTQLVTQEGNYLGGLIDYSKTDIGKFSDMIAAIGQYAHKQGYFGVIGFDVLEDRDGQLFAIDANFRVNGSTPLCLQRHALLNLGKEVAKYSSNYRIQGTLDSVLVNLKAELERKDLIILSALEKVKYGKIYTDIYGIVAGETIRQMQHIEQELQSKGLHQLS